A section of the Papio anubis isolate 15944 chromosome 16, Panubis1.0, whole genome shotgun sequence genome encodes:
- the PCNA gene encoding proliferating cell nuclear antigen, whose product MFEARLVQGSILKKVLEALKDLINEACWDISSSGVNLQSMDSSHVSLVQLTLRSEGFDTYRCDRNLAMGVNLTSMSKILKCAGNEDIITLRAEDNADTLALVFEAPNQEKVSDYEMKLMDLDVEQLGIPEQEYSCVVKMPSGEFARICRDLSHIGDAVVISCAKDGVKFSASGELGNGNIKLSQTSNVDKEEEAVTIEMNEPVQLTFALRYLNFFTKATPLSSTVTLSMSADVPLVVEYKIADMGHLKYYLAPKIEDEEGS is encoded by the exons ATGTTCGAGGCGCGCCTGGTCCAGGGCTCCATCCTGAAGAAGGTGTTGGAGGCCCTCAAGGACCTCATCAACGAGGCCTGCTGGGATATTAGCTCCAGCGGCGTAAATCTGCAGAGCATGGACTCGTCACACGTCTCCTTGGTGCAGCTCACCCTGCGGTCTGAGGGCTTCGACACCTACCGCTGCGACCGCAACCTGGCTATGGGCGTGAACCTCACCAG TATGTCCAAAATACTAAAATGCGCGGGCAATGAAGATATCATTACACTAAGGGCTGAAGATAATGCGGATACCTTGGCGCTAGTATTTGAAGCACCAA acCAGGAGAAAGTTTCAGACTATGAAATGAAGTTGATGGATTTGGATGTTGAACAACTTGGAATTCCA GAACAAGAGTACAGCTGTGTAGTAAAGATGCCTTCTGGTGAATTTGCACGTATATGCCGAGATCTCAGCCATATTGGAGATGCTGTTGTAATTTCCTGTGCAAAAGACGGCGTGAAATTTTCTGCAAGTGGAGAACTTGGAAATGGAAACATTAAATTGTCACAGACAAGTAATGTCGATAAAGAGGAGGAAGCT GTTACCATAGAGATGAATGAACCAGTTCAACTAACTTTTGCACTGAGGTACCTGAACTTCTTTACAAAAGCCACTCCACTCTCTTCAACGGTGACACTCAGTATGTCTGCAGATGTACCCCttg TTGTAGAGTATAAAATTGCTGATATGGGACACTTGAAGTACTACTTGGCTCCCAAGATCGAGGATGAAGAAGGATCTTAG